A genome region from Gopherus flavomarginatus isolate rGopFla2 chromosome 9, rGopFla2.mat.asm, whole genome shotgun sequence includes the following:
- the UNC45A gene encoding protein unc-45 homolog A isoform X1, with the protein MEGAGAAGQLRQEGNRLFQAGDYAAALAAYTRALELCAGPPERAVLHRNRAACHLKLEDYANAEADASKAIEADGHDVKALFRRSQALQKLGRLDQAVYDLRRCVSLEPRNKAFQEALHDLGSSMQEKMKLMSCTDSKVEQMFQILLDPKETDTDKKQKAAQNLIVLAREEAGAEKIFQSDGVRLLLRMLDTGREDAMLAALRTLAGLCSGHRSRTMAILAELGAPRVSAMLGVEHEQVSLAACNLLQVMFDALKEGLQRDFRGKEEALVLDPSKELKLLIGHLLEMLNREGTSAHGRDNTLNLLIKVVPRKSLRDPNNSLTLWVIDQGLKKILEVGGTVCQAPGSLPATENSRMSAAVLLSKLYGDLKCDAERENFHRLCEDYVRSWFEGHGLAGKLRAIQTVSCLLQGPSEAGNQVLELEGIMESVLALCASVREVDQLVAVEALIHAADKAKRASFITANGVTLLKNIYKCSGRDSIRIRALVGLCKLGSAGGTDFSMKQFAEGSTLKLAKQCRKWLCNEAIDAGTRRWAVEGLAYLTFDADVKEEFVEDKAAVQAMFQLAKSEDRSVLFAVASTLVNCTNSYDHEEPDPQMLELAKYAKQHVPEQHPKDEPGCVRQRVRKLLAAGVVSALTCMVKSENPALTNSCRELISRVFLAVVEEAADRGSVVAQGGGKALIPLSLEGTEVGQAKAAQALAKITITSNPDMAFPGERIYEVVRPLVSLLHVHRTGLENFEGLMALTNLAGISERLRQKILKEKAVPMIEGYMFEEHELLRLAATECMCNMAMSTEVQELFLAEGSDRLKLLVLYSGEDDEKLRRAASGTLAMLTSLLPQICGKITQVTAHWLEILQALLLSPNVELQHRGAVIVLNMMVADREIAAKLMESEMLEILSVLAKEERNKPRVAQAAKECLAQAVAWGLIKPNVNGE; encoded by the exons ATGGAGGGGGCC GGGGCGGCGGGGCAGCTGCGGCAGGAGGGGAACCGGCTCTTCCAGGCCGGGGACTACGCGGCGGCGCTGGCCGCCTACACGCGCGCCCTGGAGCTGTGCGCGGGGCCCCCGGAGCGCGCCGTGCTGCACCGCAACCGGGCCGCCTGCCACCTGAAGCTG GAAGATTACGCCAATGCAGAAGCTGATGCGTCTAAAG CCATCGAAGCCGATGGCCACGACGTGAAGGCGCTGTTCCGCCGCAGCCAGGCACTGCAGAAGCTGGGCCGCCTGGACCAGGCAGTCTACGACCTGCGCAGATGTGTGAGCCTGGAGCCCAGGAACAAGGCTTTCCAGGAGGCATTGCACGATCTGGGGAGCAGCATGCAGGAGAAG ATGAAGCTCATGTCCTGCACAGACTCCAAAGTAGAGCAGATGTTTCAGATCTTACTGGACCCCaaagagacagacacagacaaaAAACAGAAG GCAGCGCAGAACCTGATTGTGCTGGCCCGGGAAGAGGCTGGGGCGGAGAAGATCTTCCAGAGTGACGGCGTGCGGCTGCTGCTGCGCATGCTGGACACGGGCAGAGAGGACGCGATGCTGGCGGCTCTGCGCACCCTAGCTGGCCTGTGCTCTGGGCACCGTTCGCGG ACCATGGCCATCCTTGCGGAGCTGGGGGCACCACGTGTCTCAGCCATGCTGGGAGTGGAGCACGAGCAGGTGTCTCTGGCGGCCTGTAACCTGCTGCAGGTCATGTTCGATGCGCTGaaggaggggctgcagagggaCTTCCGTGGCAAGGAGGAAGCCCTTGTACTGG ATCCCTCGAAGGAGCTGAAGCTGCTGATCGGGCACCTCTTGGAAATGCTGAACCGGGAGGGGACCTCGGCCCACGGCCGCGACAACACCCTTAACCTCCTCATCAAAGTGGTGCCACGGAAATCACTgcgggaccccaacaacagcctGACCCTCTGGGTCATCGACCAGG GCCTGAAGAAGATCCTGGAGGTGGGCGGCACGGTGTGTCAGGCCCCCGGCAGCCTGCCTGCGACGGAGAACAGCCGGATGAGTGCCGCCGTCCTGCTCAGCAAGCTGTACGGTGACCTGAAGTGCGACGCCGAGAGAGAGAACTTCCACCGGCTGTGTGAAGACTATGTCAG GAGCTGGTTTGAGGGGCATGGGTTGGCTGGGAAGCTCCGTGCCATCCAGACGGTGTCGTGCCTGCTGCAGGGTCCCTCAGAGGCTGGAAACCAGGTGCTGGAGCTGGAGGGGATCATGGAGAGTGTGCTGGCTCTGTGTGCCTCCGTGCGGGAGGTTGACCAGCTGGTGGCCGTGGAGGCTCTGATCCATGCTGCTGACAAGGCCAAGCGGGCGTCTTTCATCACGGCCAACGGTGTGACCCTGCTCAAGAACATCTATAAGTGCAGCGGGAGGGACAGCATCCGCATCCGGGCCTTGGTG GGGCTctgcaagctgggctctgctggaggCACTGATTTCAGCATGAAGCAGTTCGCTGAGGGCTCCACCCTGAAACTGGCCAAGCAGTGCCGCAA GTGGCTGTGTAATGAGGCGATCGACGCAGGCACACGGCGCTGGGCGGTGGAGGGCCTGGCCTACCTCACCTTTGACGCGGATGTCAAGGAGGAGTTTGTGGAGGACAAGGCAGCTGTGCAGGCCATGTTCCAGCTGGCCAAG tcagaggacaggagtGTGCTGTTCGCAGTGGCCTCCACGCTGGTGAACTGCACCAACAGCTACGACCACGAGGAGCCAGACCCCCAGATGCTGGAGCTGGCCAAGTACGCCAAGCAGCACGTCCCAGAGCAGCACCCCAAG GATGAGCCAGGCTGTGTGAGGCAGCGGGTGCGCAAGCTGCTGGCTGCTGGCGTGGTGTCAGCTCTCACCTGCATGGTGAAGAGCGAAAACCCGGCGCTGACCAACTCCTGCCGGGAGCTGATCTCCAG GGTGTTCCTGGCCGTGGTGGAGGAAGCAGCGGACAGAGGCAGCGTGGTggcccagggagggggaaag GCGCTCATCCCGCTGTCCCTGGAGGGTACCGAGGTGGGGCAGGCCAAAGCAGCGCAGGCACTGGCGAAGATCACCATCACCTCCAACCCCGACATGGCGTTCCCCGGAGAGCGG ATCTACGAGGTGGTCAGACCCCTGGTGAGTCTCCTGCACGTGCACCGCACCGGCCTGGAGAACTTTGAGGGGCTGATGGCATTAACCAATCTGGCCGGGATCAGCGAGAGGCTGAG GCAGAAGATCCTGAAGGAGAAAGCAGTGCCCATGATTGAGGGCTACATGTTTGAGGAGCACGAGCTGCTCCGCCTGGCGGCCACCGAGTGTATGTGCAACATGGCCATGAGCACAGAG GTGCAGGAGCTCTTCCTGGCCGAGGGCAGCGACCGGCTGAAGCTGCTGGTCCTGTACAGTGGGGAGGACGACGAGAAGCTGCGGCGAGCAGCCTCCGGCACCTTGGCCATGCTGACCTCACTGCTGCCCCAGATCTGCGGGAAGATCACCCAAGTG ACAGCTCACTGGCTGGAGATCCTGCAGGCCCTGCTGCTCAGCCCCAATGTGGAGCTGCAGCACCGCGGTGCTGTGATCGTGCTGAACATGATGGTGGCAGACCGGGAGATTGCAGCCAAGCTCATGGAGAGTGAGATGCTGGAGATCCTGTCCGTGCTCGCCAAAGAGGAGCGCAACAAGCCCCGTGTGGCCCAAGCTGCCAAGGAGTGCCTGGCGCAGGCTGTGGCATGGGGGCTGATCAAACCCAACGTGAATGGAGAGTGA
- the UNC45A gene encoding protein unc-45 homolog A isoform X2, whose product MEGAGAAGQLRQEGNRLFQAGDYAAALAAYTRALELCAGPPERAVLHRNRAACHLKLEDYANAEADASKAIEADGHDVKALFRRSQALQKLGRLDQAVYDLRRCVSLEPRNKAFQEALHDLGSSMQEKMKLMSCTDSKVEQMFQILLDPKETDTDKKQKAAQNLIVLAREEAGAEKIFQSDGVRLLLRMLDTGREDAMLAALRTLAGLCSGHRSRTMAILAELGAPRVSAMLGVEHEQVSLAACNLLQVMFDALKEGLQRDFRGKEEALVLDPSKELKLLIGHLLEMLNREGTSAHGRDNTLNLLIKVVPRKSLRDPNNSLTLWVIDQGLKKILEVGGTVCQAPGSLPATENSRMSAAVLLSKLYGDLKCDAERENFHRLCEDYVRSWFEGHGLAGKLRAIQTVSCLLQGPSEAGNQVLELEGIMESVLALCASVREVDQLVAVEALIHAADKAKRASFITANGVTLLKNIYKCSGRDSIRIRALVGLCKLGSAGGTDFSMKQFAEGSTLKLAKQCRKWLCNEAIDAGTRRWAVEGLAYLTFDADVKEEFVEDKAAVQAMFQLAKSEDRSVLFAVASTLVNCTNSYDHEEPDPQMLELAKYAKQHVPEQHPKDEPGCVRQRVRKLLAAGVVSALTCMVKSENPALTNSCRELISRVFLAVVEEAADRGSVVAQGGGKALIPLSLEGTEVGQAKAAQALAKITITSNPDMAFPGERIYEVVRPLVSLLHVHRTGLENFEGLMALTNLAGISERLRQKILKEKAVPMIEGYMFEEHELLRLAATECMCNMAMSTETAHWLEILQALLLSPNVELQHRGAVIVLNMMVADREIAAKLMESEMLEILSVLAKEERNKPRVAQAAKECLAQAVAWGLIKPNVNGE is encoded by the exons ATGGAGGGGGCC GGGGCGGCGGGGCAGCTGCGGCAGGAGGGGAACCGGCTCTTCCAGGCCGGGGACTACGCGGCGGCGCTGGCCGCCTACACGCGCGCCCTGGAGCTGTGCGCGGGGCCCCCGGAGCGCGCCGTGCTGCACCGCAACCGGGCCGCCTGCCACCTGAAGCTG GAAGATTACGCCAATGCAGAAGCTGATGCGTCTAAAG CCATCGAAGCCGATGGCCACGACGTGAAGGCGCTGTTCCGCCGCAGCCAGGCACTGCAGAAGCTGGGCCGCCTGGACCAGGCAGTCTACGACCTGCGCAGATGTGTGAGCCTGGAGCCCAGGAACAAGGCTTTCCAGGAGGCATTGCACGATCTGGGGAGCAGCATGCAGGAGAAG ATGAAGCTCATGTCCTGCACAGACTCCAAAGTAGAGCAGATGTTTCAGATCTTACTGGACCCCaaagagacagacacagacaaaAAACAGAAG GCAGCGCAGAACCTGATTGTGCTGGCCCGGGAAGAGGCTGGGGCGGAGAAGATCTTCCAGAGTGACGGCGTGCGGCTGCTGCTGCGCATGCTGGACACGGGCAGAGAGGACGCGATGCTGGCGGCTCTGCGCACCCTAGCTGGCCTGTGCTCTGGGCACCGTTCGCGG ACCATGGCCATCCTTGCGGAGCTGGGGGCACCACGTGTCTCAGCCATGCTGGGAGTGGAGCACGAGCAGGTGTCTCTGGCGGCCTGTAACCTGCTGCAGGTCATGTTCGATGCGCTGaaggaggggctgcagagggaCTTCCGTGGCAAGGAGGAAGCCCTTGTACTGG ATCCCTCGAAGGAGCTGAAGCTGCTGATCGGGCACCTCTTGGAAATGCTGAACCGGGAGGGGACCTCGGCCCACGGCCGCGACAACACCCTTAACCTCCTCATCAAAGTGGTGCCACGGAAATCACTgcgggaccccaacaacagcctGACCCTCTGGGTCATCGACCAGG GCCTGAAGAAGATCCTGGAGGTGGGCGGCACGGTGTGTCAGGCCCCCGGCAGCCTGCCTGCGACGGAGAACAGCCGGATGAGTGCCGCCGTCCTGCTCAGCAAGCTGTACGGTGACCTGAAGTGCGACGCCGAGAGAGAGAACTTCCACCGGCTGTGTGAAGACTATGTCAG GAGCTGGTTTGAGGGGCATGGGTTGGCTGGGAAGCTCCGTGCCATCCAGACGGTGTCGTGCCTGCTGCAGGGTCCCTCAGAGGCTGGAAACCAGGTGCTGGAGCTGGAGGGGATCATGGAGAGTGTGCTGGCTCTGTGTGCCTCCGTGCGGGAGGTTGACCAGCTGGTGGCCGTGGAGGCTCTGATCCATGCTGCTGACAAGGCCAAGCGGGCGTCTTTCATCACGGCCAACGGTGTGACCCTGCTCAAGAACATCTATAAGTGCAGCGGGAGGGACAGCATCCGCATCCGGGCCTTGGTG GGGCTctgcaagctgggctctgctggaggCACTGATTTCAGCATGAAGCAGTTCGCTGAGGGCTCCACCCTGAAACTGGCCAAGCAGTGCCGCAA GTGGCTGTGTAATGAGGCGATCGACGCAGGCACACGGCGCTGGGCGGTGGAGGGCCTGGCCTACCTCACCTTTGACGCGGATGTCAAGGAGGAGTTTGTGGAGGACAAGGCAGCTGTGCAGGCCATGTTCCAGCTGGCCAAG tcagaggacaggagtGTGCTGTTCGCAGTGGCCTCCACGCTGGTGAACTGCACCAACAGCTACGACCACGAGGAGCCAGACCCCCAGATGCTGGAGCTGGCCAAGTACGCCAAGCAGCACGTCCCAGAGCAGCACCCCAAG GATGAGCCAGGCTGTGTGAGGCAGCGGGTGCGCAAGCTGCTGGCTGCTGGCGTGGTGTCAGCTCTCACCTGCATGGTGAAGAGCGAAAACCCGGCGCTGACCAACTCCTGCCGGGAGCTGATCTCCAG GGTGTTCCTGGCCGTGGTGGAGGAAGCAGCGGACAGAGGCAGCGTGGTggcccagggagggggaaag GCGCTCATCCCGCTGTCCCTGGAGGGTACCGAGGTGGGGCAGGCCAAAGCAGCGCAGGCACTGGCGAAGATCACCATCACCTCCAACCCCGACATGGCGTTCCCCGGAGAGCGG ATCTACGAGGTGGTCAGACCCCTGGTGAGTCTCCTGCACGTGCACCGCACCGGCCTGGAGAACTTTGAGGGGCTGATGGCATTAACCAATCTGGCCGGGATCAGCGAGAGGCTGAG GCAGAAGATCCTGAAGGAGAAAGCAGTGCCCATGATTGAGGGCTACATGTTTGAGGAGCACGAGCTGCTCCGCCTGGCGGCCACCGAGTGTATGTGCAACATGGCCATGAGCACAGAG ACAGCTCACTGGCTGGAGATCCTGCAGGCCCTGCTGCTCAGCCCCAATGTGGAGCTGCAGCACCGCGGTGCTGTGATCGTGCTGAACATGATGGTGGCAGACCGGGAGATTGCAGCCAAGCTCATGGAGAGTGAGATGCTGGAGATCCTGTCCGTGCTCGCCAAAGAGGAGCGCAACAAGCCCCGTGTGGCCCAAGCTGCCAAGGAGTGCCTGGCGCAGGCTGTGGCATGGGGGCTGATCAAACCCAACGTGAATGGAGAGTGA